The Mycolicibacterium cosmeticum sequence ATCGGCCGACCAGTCCGACGACGCCCAGCCCGGCGTGCGGGTGCGGGTGCGTTTCCACGGCCGCCTGGTGGACGCCTTCGTCCTCGAAAGACGCTCGGACACCGACCATTCCGGCAAACTCGGCTGGCTGGACCGGGTGGTGTCGGCGGAACCGGTGCTGACCCAGGAGGTGCGCCGGCTGGTCGACGCGGTGGCCGCCCGCTACGCCGGCACCCGCGCCGACGTGCTGCGACTGGCGGTGCCGCCCCGGCATGCCGCGGCCGAGAAACAGACGAGCCCCGACCTGCCGCCGCTGGGCGAGCAGCCCGTCGATGCGTCGGGCTGGGCCGACTACGGTCGGGGGCCGCAATTCCTGGATGCCGTGCGGCAGGGCCGCGCCGCCCGCGCCGTGTGGCAGGCGCTGCCGGGGGAGCGGTGGCCGCAGCGGCTGGCCGAGGCGGCCGCCGTGGCGGTGCATTCCGGGCGAGGCGCCCTGCTGATCGTCCCGGACCAGCGCGACGTCGACGCACTGCATGCCGCCGCGTGTGAGCGCGTGGACGAGTCCAGGGTGGTGGCCCTGTCGGCGGGCCTGGGCCCGTCCCAACGGTACAAGCGCTGGCTGGCGGTGCTGCGCGGGCAGGCCCGGCTGGTGATCGGCACCCGCAGCGCGGTGTTCGCCCCGGTGGCCGACCTGGGACTGGTCGCCGTGTGGGACGACGGCGACGACTCCCTGGCCGAGCCGCGCGCCCCCTATCCGCACGCCCGCGAGGTCGCCATGTTGCGCGCGCACCAACTGCGCTGCGCGGCACTGCTGGGCGGGTACGCGCGCACCGCCGAGGCGCAGGCGTTGGTGCGCAGCCGCTGGGCACACGATCTGGTGGCCTCCCGCGCGGTGGTGCGGGCCCGGGCGCCGCGGGTGGCCGCGGTGGACGACAGCGCGTTCGACCAGGAGCGTGATCCGGCGGCCCGCACCGCCCGGGTGCCCTCGATGGCGTTGCGGGCCGCCCGCACGGCGCTGGCCGCCGGGCATCCCGTGTTGGTCCAGGTGCCGCGGCGCGGCTACATCCCGGCGCTGGCCTGCGCCCGCTGCCGCACCGTGGCCCGCTGCCGGCACTGCACCGGGCCACTGTCGTTGCCGGACCGCGACGCCCACGGTGCGGTGTGCCGATGGTGTGCCCGCACCGAGCTGTCGCTGCGATGCGTGAGTTGCGGGTCCGACGCGGTGCGGGCGGTGGTGGTCGGCGCCCGCCGCACCGCCGAGGAACTGGGCCGCGCCCTGCCCGGTGCGGTGGTCATCACCTCCGGTGGTGACAGCGTGCTCTCCGCGGTGCGGGCCGGGCCGGCCGTCGTCGTCGCCACCCCCGGCGCGGAGCCCACGGCGCCCGGTGGATACGGGGCCGCCTTGCTGCTGGACGGTTGGGCCCTGCTGGGCCGGCAGGACCTGCGCGCCGCCGAGGACACCTTGCGCCGGTGGATGGCGGCGACCGCACTGGTGCGCAGCCGCGCCGACGGGGGCATGGTGGCGGTCATCGCCGAGTCGGTGATCCCCACCGTGCAGGCACTGATCCGCTGGGACCCGTTGGGGCATGCCGAAGCGGAGCTGGACGCGCGTACCGAGGTCGGCCTGCCGCCGGCCGTGCACCTGGCCGTGCTGGACGGTGCCCCCGAAGCCGTCGCCGCCCTGGTGGACGCCGCGACGCTGCCGGCCGAGGCCGAACTGCTGGGACCGGTCGACCTGCCGCCCGGCGCGCGACGGCCGCCGGGGGTCGCGGTCGACAGTCCCATCAGCCGCATGCTGGTGCGGGTGCCGCGCAGCACCGGTCTGGAATTGGCGGCCGCGTTGCGCCGGGCGGTCAACGCGATGTCGGCCCGCCACGACCAGCAGCCGGTGCGGGTGCAGATCGACCCGCTGCACATCGGTTAGTCGTCACCACCACACCGCGGCGGCGCAGCCGATGCCGAGCGCGGCGGTCACTGTCCCGGTCACGGGAATCACCCACCGCGCCGGCGCGACGGCGCCCCGCCCGCAGGTGAGCTCTGCGCGCCGAACCCGGTGTGCGGCACCGGCGGCCAGCAGGGCGATGACGGCGAGTCCGTGCGCCCACCCGGGCAGTTCGCGGGCGCGGAAGGCCAGCAGGACGGCCACCGCCAGGAATCCGAACACCGTTCTCTCCCAGCTGAGTTGCGTGCGCTCATGCTGCAGGCCGTCGGCTTTCACCCCGCCAGCACCGCCAGGATCAACACCGCCGCGCCGATGATGAGCAGAAACCCGGTCAACATCGCCGGCAGGTGTGTCGCCGGCAGGTCGGCGTCGGCTCGCATGGCCTGCTGCACGCGCTGCCAGCGCCGCACCGACGCGGCCGCCACCGCGGCTCCCGCCGCGATCAACGCGGTGGCCAGGCCGCGGCGTCCCCACGAGACGGCGAACGGTCCGAGCAGTTGCGCGACGGCGACGCCGCCGGCGATCAGGGCGAGCGCCGTCCGGATCCAGGCCAGGAACGTGCGTTCGTTGGCCAGGGTGAACCGGTAGTCGGGTTCGGTGCCGCCGTCTGCCGACGGCCGCGCGGCGGGCATGGCGGGCACCGTCATGCGCCGTACCGCAACCAGATGGGCAGACACTTGTCGAGCTGCTCCATGAACTTCTCCAGCCCGACGCGGTGCTCCCCGAATCCGGTGGGGTCGACCCGGTAACCCGGAAAGGCGATGCCGATCCCGAACAGGCCGGGGGCGATGATGCCGTTGGCGGGGTTGTGCCGCAGCGGCCCCCACTGGGGTGCCGCGACCCGCCGCGGCTCGAAACCCACCGTGTAGATCACCTGATCGCATCGGCCCAGCAACTCGTCGAACCGCGGGTCGTCCACGAGGCACCGGTGCAGCCGCTCGGGCAACCGTCCGTCCAGGTTGTCCCTGGCCCATTGGGCGGCATGGCCTTTCAGGCCGGTGTCGTCGAACAACGTCCAGTCACCGAAGTCGACGGCGTAGCGCAGCGGATGCTGGTAGAAGTTGATGATCTTCGCCACCGGCCGGCTCAGCAGATTGGGCAGCACCAGCATGGTCGAATGCGACGAGCCGAACACGGCGACCGTCGCACCGTCGAGCGGTTCGGCCGCCAGCTTGCGCGCATCGACCGCGACGTCGAGCGGAATCTCGCGCAGACCCGGGTAATCCAGGCTGCGGGCCTCGGATCCGATGGCCAGCACCACGTTGTCCGAGGTGAGTACCGACCGCTCGGTGTGCACGGCCCAGCTGCGCCGGGTCAGCTCCAACCGGGTGGCCGTGGTCTTGTGGGTGGCGACCCGCTCGGCGAGGCGGCCGGTGATCCATTGCAGTGGTTCGGCAACCGCTCCCAGCGAGCACGTCTGGCGTGGGTCGAGGCCGCGGATCGGGAAGTCCGGCGCCTCGCGGAACTCGAACGCCGCGGGTGTCTCCAGGAAATCCAGGAAGCCACTGACCCGGGTGTTGCTGGACACCACCGACCACCGGGTCCCGAAATCGCCGACGGCGAATTCCGGGTCCACCCAGGCGATCTCGTCGGGACGGATGCCGGAGTCGATCAGCCGACCGACTGTGGCTATGCCGGCCGGACCGGCTCCGATGATCGTCCACCGATAGTGCGTCGGATGCATGGCTGCGGGCTCCTTCGGATGTCTGTGTCGTGGTGCCGATCAGCACCACACACTCATCGTCGGCCCGGCCGTCGCCCGGCGGTACGGACCACATCGTTGTGAGCTCACAAACTCCGGTTGTGGGCCGGCGGTCAGTGCGCCGCTTGCCGTGTGCCGATGTGCCCGAGCAGGTCACGAACCGCGCCCGCCGGCGGCGTCCGCCCGCCGACCCAGATGGCGCGAAGCTCTCTGTGCAGGTCCAGCTCCGGCGTCGGCACCTCGCGTAACCGCCCGAACGCGAGATCGTCGGCCACCGCGAGCCGGCTCATCACGGCGGGGGCCTGACTGGCCAGCACCGCCGCCCGAACGGCCGCCGCGGAGGAAAGCTCCAGCAGGGGAGAGGCCTGCTCGGCGGGCTGGTAACCGGCCCGCCGCAGTGCGGCGATGAGGGAGTCGCGGGTACCGGAACCGGCTTCGCGGCAGATCAGCGGCGTCTGTGCCAGCTCCGCCGCACTCACCGGGCGTGACCGCCTGGCCCATTTGTGGCTGGGGGCCACCACGACCACCAGCTCGTCATGGGCCACCACCCTGGTTCGCACACCCGACGGCACCGCCGGACTTTCGACGAAGCCCACATCGGCCGCCCCGCCGGTGACGTCGGCAATCGCGTGATCGCTGTTCGTGGCCGTCAGCGTGACCTCCGGCGCGGGACTCCCGTTCTGTAGCGCGGCGGCGCGCAACGACACCAGCCAGCGCGGCAGCAACTGCTCGGCGATGGTCTGGCTGGCCGAAATCCTGATGCGGCTGCGGGTCTCCGCACGCAGCGACGCCAAACCGGCATCCACGTGGGTGGCGACGTCCAACAGTTGATGGGCCCACTCGGCAACCACCACCCCGGCCGGTGTCAACTGCGATCCGCGCGGTGTGCGGACCGCGAGCTTCACACCGGTCTGTGCCTCCATCGACGCCAGCCGGGCCGACACCGCCTGTTGGGTCACCCCGATCTTGCGGGCGGCCGCGCCCAGACTGCCCGTCTCGGCCACGGCCATCAGCACCTCGAACTCGGTGAGGCCGGGCATCCGCGAACTCAAAGCCATGGCCTCGATGAAAGCACAGCACGACCCGTATCGGCCCGGGTGAGCGTGCCTCCGGTCACAAACGATGGTTGTGAACCGACAGCAATCCAGCCACTACTGCGAGCTCCTATCACCGCGAAACATGAATGTCGTTCACACCCAACCGATACAGGAGGACGTAGAGATGACCCACATGACCAAGGTGACGATGCTGAGCCTGGCACCGGTGGCCGCGGCCGTCGCGATGGCACTCGCACCCGCAGGCGGGGTGGGTGTCGATCCCCAAACGCCCTACGGCACCAACCCGGCAACCGGCACCGTGCCGACCTATCACGTCGACAACCAGGACGAGGTCGACACCTCCGGTGGATTCGTCGACCGGGCGTTCTGACCGGGCCAGGCCGGGTGCCAGGCCGTGTATGGGCAAAACGGCGCGTTGCACATAAGGTAGTGCACAGCCGGCGCACAGGAGGTGAGGATGGGACGACTGATCCGGTGGTCGATCCTGTTGGTACTCATCGCTTTTGGTTTCCTGTGGCCCGTGGTTTTCAGCGGCGGCTCCGGATCGGGCGACCCGGTCGACGACCCGGTACGGATCACCGATTACACCGCCTCCTACACCGTCGACGCCGGTGGGCGCCTGGACGCGGTGGAAACCATCACCGGT is a genomic window containing:
- a CDS encoding primosomal protein N', whose protein sequence is MLSVPHLDREFDYLVSADQSDDAQPGVRVRVRFHGRLVDAFVLERRSDTDHSGKLGWLDRVVSAEPVLTQEVRRLVDAVAARYAGTRADVLRLAVPPRHAAAEKQTSPDLPPLGEQPVDASGWADYGRGPQFLDAVRQGRAARAVWQALPGERWPQRLAEAAAVAVHSGRGALLIVPDQRDVDALHAAACERVDESRVVALSAGLGPSQRYKRWLAVLRGQARLVIGTRSAVFAPVADLGLVAVWDDGDDSLAEPRAPYPHAREVAMLRAHQLRCAALLGGYARTAEAQALVRSRWAHDLVASRAVVRARAPRVAAVDDSAFDQERDPAARTARVPSMALRAARTALAAGHPVLVQVPRRGYIPALACARCRTVARCRHCTGPLSLPDRDAHGAVCRWCARTELSLRCVSCGSDAVRAVVVGARRTAEELGRALPGAVVITSGGDSVLSAVRAGPAVVVATPGAEPTAPGGYGAALLLDGWALLGRQDLRAAEDTLRRWMAATALVRSRADGGMVAVIAESVIPTVQALIRWDPLGHAEAELDARTEVGLPPAVHLAVLDGAPEAVAALVDAATLPAEAELLGPVDLPPGARRPPGVAVDSPISRMLVRVPRSTGLELAAALRRAVNAMSARHDQQPVRVQIDPLHIG
- a CDS encoding DUF202 domain-containing protein; the encoded protein is MKADGLQHERTQLSWERTVFGFLAVAVLLAFRARELPGWAHGLAVIALLAAGAAHRVRRAELTCGRGAVAPARWVIPVTGTVTAALGIGCAAAVWW
- a CDS encoding YidH family protein, which translates into the protein MTVPAMPAARPSADGGTEPDYRFTLANERTFLAWIRTALALIAGGVAVAQLLGPFAVSWGRRGLATALIAAGAAVAAASVRRWQRVQQAMRADADLPATHLPAMLTGFLLIIGAAVLILAVLAG
- a CDS encoding FAD/NAD(P)-binding protein, producing the protein MHPTHYRWTIIGAGPAGIATVGRLIDSGIRPDEIAWVDPEFAVGDFGTRWSVVSSNTRVSGFLDFLETPAAFEFREAPDFPIRGLDPRQTCSLGAVAEPLQWITGRLAERVATHKTTATRLELTRRSWAVHTERSVLTSDNVVLAIGSEARSLDYPGLREIPLDVAVDARKLAAEPLDGATVAVFGSSHSTMLVLPNLLSRPVAKIINFYQHPLRYAVDFGDWTLFDDTGLKGHAAQWARDNLDGRLPERLHRCLVDDPRFDELLGRCDQVIYTVGFEPRRVAAPQWGPLRHNPANGIIAPGLFGIGIAFPGYRVDPTGFGEHRVGLEKFMEQLDKCLPIWLRYGA
- a CDS encoding LysR family transcriptional regulator; the protein is MALSSRMPGLTEFEVLMAVAETGSLGAAARKIGVTQQAVSARLASMEAQTGVKLAVRTPRGSQLTPAGVVVAEWAHQLLDVATHVDAGLASLRAETRSRIRISASQTIAEQLLPRWLVSLRAAALQNGSPAPEVTLTATNSDHAIADVTGGAADVGFVESPAVPSGVRTRVVAHDELVVVVAPSHKWARRSRPVSAAELAQTPLICREAGSGTRDSLIAALRRAGYQPAEQASPLLELSSAAAVRAAVLASQAPAVMSRLAVADDLAFGRLREVPTPELDLHRELRAIWVGGRTPPAGAVRDLLGHIGTRQAAH